The DNA sequence GATATTGCTGCTTCACCGCTCCGGCCCCCATGAAGAGCAGGCTCTTGAAGAGGGCGTGGTTGAGGATGTGCAGCAGGCAGCCGGCGAAGCCGAATACGGCGAGGGTCTGCTCCCCCAGATGGAGGCCGAGCAGCCCCAGTCCCAGGCCGATGGCCATGATACCGATGTTCTCGACGCTGTGGTAGGCGAGCAGCCGCTTGAGGTCGTGCTGGGCCAGGGCGTAGAGCACCCCCAGGAGGCCGCTAACCAGGCCGATGACCACCAGCAGGGCGCCCCACCACAACGGCGGCGCGCCAAGCCACGTGAGGGTGCGCAGGATGCCGTACAGGCCCATCTTGATCATCACCCCGGACATCAGGGCCGAGACGTGGCTGGGGGCGGCCGGATGGGCCTCGGGCAGCCAGACGTGCAGGGGGAAAAATCCCGCCTTGGCGCCAAATCCGGCCAGGCCGAGCAGAAAGATCAGGCTCTTGAGCCCGGGCCCGGCCAGTGCGGCCCTGGCGAATTGGCTGAAATCGAGCGAACCCGCGCCGGCACCGGCCAGCAGCCAGAACATGAAGAAGAGCAGAACAACGCCGATGTGGGCGGCGATCAGGTAGATCAGACCGGCGCTCCGCGTCTGCGGCCGCTCATCCTCAAAGGTGACGAGGAAAAAGGCGGCCATCGACATGATCTCCCAGACGATGATGAAGAGCATGCCGTTGGCCGCGGCCGCGACCAGGGCCATGCCAAGTACAAGAAGGTTGAAAAAGAAAAAGGAGCGACCGCACGCGGCGGCGCGGCCCTCACCGCAGAGATAGCCGGCGCCATAGAGGGCGGCCAGGGCGGAGATGAAAAAGATGATAAGCAGGAAAAAGGCCGCCAGGGGATCGATCATCAAAGAAAAGGAGAGCGCCGGGATCGTAGTCGACCGCGCAAAGAAGAGGCTCTCCCCGGAGGCGAGCACGCCCACGGCCGGGACCAGGCCGAATGCCCCTGCGGCGATCACGCCAGCCGCCGCGAGCCGACGCGCCAGAACCTCCCGGTGACGCATCAGCCAGGCGGCCGCGCCGCCGCAGAACAGAAGCAGCAGGGCGATGAAAAAACAGATCAGCAAGGGATTCATCCGGCGGCCCTGCCAAAGCCCGGTTCGATCCGCTTGAGAACGTCGAGAATCTCCTCGCGCACGCCGGGCGCGGCCAGGATCCGCCGCCACGATTCATCCTTGAGGGCGTAGGAGAGGCGCGAAAGCAGATGCAGGTGGGCGCGGATGGTCGGACTGACAATGGTGAAGATGATGCCGACCGGCTTGCCGTCGGGGGCCTCAAAATCGATCGGGGTTTCGAGGAAAGAGAGCGAGATGATCGGCCGGGAGACGTGCAGGACGATGGGACTGCGTGGATGGGGGATGGCGATGCCGTCACCGATCGCCGTCGAACCCAGCGACTCGCGCGCCAGCAGCACCTGGAGGAGAAAATCGACATCCACCCCCTCAGGCAGGCGCATCTGTTGGACGATCGAGCGCAGCACGCTCTCCTTGTCCCTGCCGCTGACGCGGTAATGAATCCCCCCCGCCTCGATGGCGGCGGAAAGCGCAGGCAGGTCCCCGCTTTCGGGCTCCGCAAAGATCTCCGGCGATACCGTCATCTTTTGCGCCGTCGCCCACTCGAGAATCTCGACGCGATTGAAGCGGTATTGCTCGTTGAGCTTGTAATGGGGGATCGCCCCGCTCTTGATCCAACGGTAGACCGTGCGCTCTGAGACGTTGAGGAGTTTGCAAATATCCCGGATTTGCAGCTGCATGCTTCATCCTGATCTGTCAATTCGGCTCTTGCTCTGTCAAATTAGGTCAAAATATACCGAATGTCAGGGAAAATAGCAACGGGAAAAACGGAGCAAACCGGCAACGGGTCATGCCATTCCCGGAGCAACGGTGCGAACCTCGGGCTGCAGCAGCATCTTTTTCAGCCGCATCTTGACCTGGCGGTAGAAGGGCAGAGACAAGGGGAAATGGCGTTCGATCGCGCGGATATAGGCGTGCGAGTAATGCGAGGCTGTCTTGCAGATCGCCTCCTGCACCATAAAGGTGCAGTTTTTCAGGATCAGCGCGCGGCAGCGCTCTTCGGCCGGAGCGGTCAGATGGAGGTCAATGACCCTGGTCATAAAGTGAAAGAGCCGGTTGGCCAGCGCATCGAGGGGACCACTGGCGGCGGCTTGCGTGAAGAGGGTCTGGTGGCCGTTTTTCAGATCCTCGTCTAGATCCTGCAGGTCGTCGGCGAACTGGAGAAAGACGCCATAGCCAAAGCAAAAGTCCGCCCACGGTCGATCCAGGGCGCCCAGGGTCAGATAGCCGTCCGCGAGCACCGAGGTCCCCCCTTTTTCGACGCTGATGGTGAGGAGGTCCACCTCCCGGCCGGCGTGATGCTGCTTGTGCTGCTGCAGGCTTTTAATCTGGGCGTTGAAAATACCCAGCAGGCTTTGAAAGACCCCGGGGCAGGTTTCCCGGGAGAACGCCTCTTCGATCATCCGCACCAGAGCCCGGATTTTCTCTTCTGTGGCGGTGCGGGGAACGGCCTCTTCCCCCTCGAGCCATCTCCGGAAGCGGTCATTGGTGGCCCATTTATCCGCAAAGGAGCGTTCCGGATCGTCGATGACATTGTCGGAGTAGGGATAGAGCATGCTGTAGGCGAAGACCGGCGCCGGGCAGGCCATCGGCCGCCCCATCAGGACCTGGAGCGAATTGACGATCCAGACGTTGCGCAGGGCCTGATAGACATTCTCCCGCGGGAGCCCGGGGTCAAAGGCCCTGATCCGGCCGAGGAATTCCCGGGTGGACTGGGCAAAACCGTCGGTGAAGGAGCGGTCGAAATAGAGTCCGGCGCGAACGCACAGCTCTTCTAGTCCCGGGCGGGACGCCTGCATGGTTTCCTGCAGGGTCTCCGGGTCCGGAGCGCCCTGCTGCCGGCTCTTTTCGATGCGATCGAGCTGCACCTCCGCCTCCCGGGCCAATTCCCGCTTCTGCTCCTCGCTGTAGCCGGTCCCCCAATCGGGCTCGTCCGCCGGCGTCTCGCGCCAGAGCTGCGCATAGTACCGGGTCAGGTCATCAACCCGAAGCTGCATGGCTCCCACTCTGCAG is a window from the bacterium genome containing:
- a CDS encoding proton-conducting transporter membrane subunit, translated to MNPLLICFFIALLLLFCGGAAAWLMRHREVLARRLAAAGVIAAGAFGLVPAVGVLASGESLFFARSTTIPALSFSLMIDPLAAFFLLIIFFISALAALYGAGYLCGEGRAAACGRSFFFFNLLVLGMALVAAAANGMLFIIVWEIMSMAAFFLVTFEDERPQTRSAGLIYLIAAHIGVVLLFFMFWLLAGAGAGSLDFSQFARAALAGPGLKSLIFLLGLAGFGAKAGFFPLHVWLPEAHPAAPSHVSALMSGVMIKMGLYGILRTLTWLGAPPLWWGALLVVIGLVSGLLGVLYALAQHDLKRLLAYHSVENIGIMAIGLGLGLLGLHLGEQTLAVFGFAGCLLHILNHALFKSLLFMGAGAVKQQYHTLEIDRLGGVQKRMPVTAAAFVVGAAAICGLPLLNGFVSEFMIYFGAFDAVTSMVKGVTALPLLSLLGLAAIGALAVACFTKAAGVVFLGEARTPAGESAREVSVIMLLPMLLLAGLCIVAGVAPLLLLPLLQPVIAATSQLPAALIADELAGMVKPFIAVTGIAAGSALLFALLAYGRRRILARRGIHRAVTWDCGYSGPTARMQYTASSFVQPLTDQNRWILGSGVEEEPPQGYFPDRASLHTHTPDLFLEKLWRPLLAAIAWLFHQLQWMQRGRISLYILYIAVVLLALLFWFGGLR
- a CDS encoding PTS sugar transporter subunit IIA; the encoded protein is MQLQIRDICKLLNVSERTVYRWIKSGAIPHYKLNEQYRFNRVEILEWATAQKMTVSPEIFAEPESGDLPALSAAIEAGGIHYRVSGRDKESVLRSIVQQMRLPEGVDVDFLLQVLLARESLGSTAIGDGIAIPHPRSPIVLHVSRPIISLSFLETPIDFEAPDGKPVGIIFTIVSPTIRAHLHLLSRLSYALKDESWRRILAAPGVREEILDVLKRIEPGFGRAAG